One window of Pyrus communis chromosome 12, drPyrComm1.1, whole genome shotgun sequence genomic DNA carries:
- the LOC137710666 gene encoding chlorophyll a-b binding protein 7, chloroplastic: protein MIKSSSMGMAVLGGGLGGAWPPSCSAYSSFFGHPPSLPPLNLNLKSPNNQKSPPPPRFGVCKASWQELVGVVVFSAIPFTAVKAIANSALGQSLQKRLEERKKLAVENSSTFRASAQIARKRSLWYGEGRPRWLGPIPYDYPAYLTGELPGDYGFDVIGLGKDPVAFQKYFNFEILHARWAMLAALGALVPEILDLLGAFHFVEPVWWRVGYSKLKGDTLDYLGIPGLHVAGSQGVIVIAICQVLLMVGPEYARYCGIEALEPLGIYLPGDVNYPGGELFDPLNLAKDPVAFEELKVKEIKNGRLAMVAWLGFYSQAALTGKGPVHNLLEHISDPLHNNVFTLLKSM, encoded by the exons ATGATTAAGAGCAGCAGCATGGGAATGGCTGTTCTGGGAGGAGGACTCGGAGGAGCTTGGCCGCCTTCTTGTTCAGCTTACTCCTCTTTCTTTGGGCATCCTCCGTCTCTTCCCCCCCTAAACCTCAACCTCAAATCCCCAAACAACCAAaagtctcctcctcctcctcgtttTGGTGTATGCAAAGCTTCATGGCAAGAg CTTGTGGGAGTTGTGGTATTCTCTGCCATTCCATTCACGGCCGTGAAGGCCATAGCCAATAGCGCACTCGGACAGTCTCTGCAGAAGCGGTTGGAGGAAAGGAAGAAACTTGCTGTGGAGAATTCTTCCACCTTTAGGGCCTCCGCCCAAATCGCACGAAAACGCAG CTTGTGGTACGGAGAAGGGCGTCCCCGCTGGCTTGGCCCAATTCCATATGATTATCCTGCATATCTTACTGGAGAACTACCTGGGGATTATGGTTTTGATGTTATAGGTCTGGGCAAGGATCCTGTTGCTTTCCAAAAGTATTTTAA CTTTGAAATACTCCATGCTCGTTGGGCTATGCTAGCTGCCCTTGGTGCTTTGGTTCCTGAAATATTAGATCTGTTAGGAGCCTTTCATTTTGTTGAACCAGTATGGTGGCGAGTTGGCTATTCAAAACTTAAG GGAGACACACTAGACTACCTTGGTATCCCGGGGCTCCATGTAGCAGGAAGCCAAGGAGTGATTGTCATAGCCATATGCCAAGTTCTCCtgatg GTTGGACCTGAATATGCAAGGTATTGTGGGATTGAAGCATTAGAGCCTTTGGGAATATACCTGCCAGGCGATGTTAATTACCCGGGAGGAGAGCTTTTTGATCCCTTGAACCTCGCCAAAGACCCCGTAGCCTTTGAGGAGCTGAAGGTGAAGGAGATAAAAAATGGGCGCCTAGCTATGGTGGCCTGGTTAGGCTTCTACAGTCAAGCTGCTTTGACAGGTAAAGGTCCTGTTCACAACTTGCTTGAACACATTTCAGACCCCTTACACAATAATGTGTTTACACTACTCAAATCAATGTAA